The genome window CCTTTTGAGCAATACCAGTTTGGTAAGCAATATCATCAAtcgaaatttcttcatttgcTTCATTAGCTTTTAGTAATAACTCAGTAATGGCTTCTATCCAATATTGCTGATAAGTTAATAAACCAAGATCTGATAAAGGCTCTTCAGGTGCACCAACTTTATCTTGCATTTTTGATATTGTATATGAAAATGCTATTAAGAATCTACCATAACCTTTTCTTTGATGTTGAGGTAATGTAAGAATACATGCGagattattattcatattatatttttcttttgagaaATACCCAATTATACAATACCCAATATCATTATAGcaacataatatataaaatagaaatggTAAAGTATCATAAACAAGTAACTTATGATCAAGAAACAGCTTAGAAAGTAAGCATAAGTTTTTACAATAAGTTTGTTGTCTTTCTCCATCAATTTCAAACACAGCGAGATTCTCTACTTCATCCTTGTAAATTTGATTTCCAGGAGgatgaaataaattacatttcgTTTTATGACGTTTGAATTGAAATTCGCTCATGTAATAACTCAAGCAAAACTCACAAATATATACAATAGGTGcatctttaaattcttcaggATATGGTGAGAAATACCAAGGTTCAATCAGATCTTCTCCAATTtgaatttctttgatattttttacacgtattttaattggtttattATTCATACCACCAGAAGTAATTTGTGAATTATTCTGAATTACTTGTGATTTGACTATTTTTGGGCTTGAACTAATCCTACAAGGTGAACTGTCATATGTGATTGAAGATGATGGAGTTGAACATCTTAAATTTGGGACTTCATCACATATAAAATTCGAACCACTATAATCATTCACTTCTGAAGAAACTGGTATTTGTAATGTAAATGATTCTTGACTATAAAATGAATCACCCTGTGAGAATTTGTTTTTTACATGAATTCCCGAAGTAGTAAAAAAATCATCTTGAGAATCTTCAATTATCATAGCAGTTGCATCAGAAATCGCGTTATCTTGAtgtatttttctctttttaggTAATTTGATATCTATCTCTCTTTTAGTATCAATTTGATCAGCTTTAACCCATTCATCAAGTCTTCTATTATAAAACGCGTACGTAATATAATACTCGGGAACATTATCATCACTAAATTTAACAGCAAGAACTTTTCCTACTCGATAATTTTGTTCATCCTCTAAGTTATTTTTGACTGTTACGTAATAATAACTACCAATTGTGATTTGTTCCAACGACTCTTTAACTGGAGTTGTTGAACATGATTCACGCTTTTTTGAAGGAAGGCTAATAGAATCTCTCTTTGATCTCAACCTCATTTTATTAATGGTAGATAGATCTGCTAATACatagaatcaaaaaataaatgaatttttttcattcttaatGCCGCAGCATATATGAATGTGAATTCCTTTGTATCGTCAAATTAACCAAAAACtgtcaaaatatttttgatctcatatttaaaaattacttatgAATATACCTCAATAAAGCGGATAATATTTGCTAGACAGAGTCAACAGAAAACAACCACAATTTTAACCGCAGTTTCGAAATGTGAGAGCTTGAGCTCCCTGCCTTAAATATAATGCGCCACAGCCGATCACTGTCGTacatagtttttaataaaataattattagcttATGTACCATCTTCACTTTTCATATTCAACATTTGCTATCGATTGAAAACGATGTCTGATAAGTATGTATTAAGACGAATGTAGTTATACTTTATTCCTTATAATACTTACGTAAATTTTGTAACAGCGAAACCGAGACTAAAGCTATTAACATTCGTACCGGTAACTGTACAAACTAATGAactattttcctttttttaaaagttaaccgacttttttttattaagactaattgttttattttttagctgGCTTTGACGCGCGCTTTCCAAATACCAATCAAACTAAACATTGTTGGCAAAATTATGTAGATTATTTTAAGTGTATTAAAGCGCGTGGAGAAGATTTTGCTCCTTGTCAACAATTTTTTAGAGCATACCATAGTTTGTGTCCTAATGATTTTGTAAGTGTTCAAAAGGAAAGAAATTcgatatttatacaattattaattattctaggagaggaatattttaattttgtttaatatatgtatactttttttaaaaaaaaaaaaatattaaaaaaaatccatcttTATAGATTTCAAAGTGGGACACTCAAAGAGAAGAAGGAAATTTTCCAGTTAAACTCGAtccttaataaataatccttTGAGATCTAAATCtttaatattcaacaaaaatttgatgaatggtcattaaaaaaaagttatagttcttctttaataaaattatttattaataaagttaatccTTATCAAATGAGAATATGCTATTTgctaataaattattggatAATCATCATAGCATAAAATCACAAAATCATAAAACGGATCTTCATACAAAAATCATATTACcaaaaactttcttttcttGCTTTCTTGTGAATAACGAGCTTAgcatcttttctttttttattgaaaattagctcttttttatttattttatataaatattttcaatttaaagataacaaataattaaagatgaaTATTTTCCGACTTGTAGCAGATTTAATGCATTTGGcgtctatttttattttacttttaaaaattcaaaagacgCGGTCATGTGCTGGTAAGTTTGAATGTTCTTAGAGGAAAGAAGAACTTATGGGAAGTTAATGAATTTCCAACAAAAATCTATAGGacttatttattacattaaattaaattctctTATGTCGGAAAAttagcattttttattttaaaaactaatacacgtttaaaattaatcttaatctttttataGGTATCTCATTTAAAACCCAATTACTTTATGCTATTGTATTTGTCACAAGATATCTCGACTTATTTACAACATGGATTTCATTGTATAatacaataatgaaaatattttttattgcatcatctatttatattttgtatttaatgaaatataaattccGAGCTACGTATGATCCCATTTTGGATACTTTTAGAATAGAGTTTTTATTAGGAGGAAGTGTAATATTggctttaatatttaattatgacTTTATACCTATGGAggtaaattgaaaatttttctttttgaagatTATTCTTTTGCATTACCCTTTGACGAggaaactaattttttttttattcgacaattaaagattttatggTCATTTTCGATTTTTCTTGAATCAGTCGCAATTCTTCCACAATTATTTATGTTAAGTCGTACGGGAGAAGCAGAAACAATTACTACACATTATATATTCGCACTAGGAGGATATAGAGCTTTGTATTTGTGCAATTGGTTATGGAGATATATATTTGATGGACATGTTGAAGTATATGCATGGATCGCTGGTGTAATTCAAACTGCTTTGTATAGTgacttcttttatatttattatacaaagtAAGTATTTTGATACATACTTCCAAATATTGCAAAgcattaaatttcattaagcaattttactaataattttctaCTACAGAGTATTACACGGAAAAAAATTCGAATTACCTCAgtcagtataaataataatttaatattgaaatttattaagaaaatattattatttttaaatttaatcaataaacattatattattaacaaaaacattgcatttttattttagggGTGTTGTATAAAACATCTTTATTTACAAGTTTAAATTGGATTTAAATGAAATAGTTTTTGATTTCAggttctataataatatttgttatagtgagagtttttttttatttctatgtATTTGACAatcattttcaatataaattattgttattttaaaaaaaaatgcgtatTTTTCTTTAGTGTATATCTTATTTAGTTTTCGACGGTTGTAACGCCCATCTCTTTCTTGTGTGTGGCGTAATAGTGAAATAATGATGACGTCTAGTTAATTACGCCATGTATCaatattaacttattaatataataattaaaacttaGTTCCTTTTCgactttcttttaaataatgcaaataaaaaaaaatatttattatttccccaaatttttttatttgaaagaattttttttctttaaagaaaaaaaaaattataattatatataaagatgtttgttaaaaaaatttcgacaAATTCTTCCCTCAATCAGATTTTTACAAGAAATGCGAAATTAATGACTAACAAAAAGaccaatattaataatctattattcgGAAATAATATTCGtcaatcatcatcatcacaagAAGAGACTTCTCATATTTCTCGAGGACAAATCGATAACATAACTGATGTTAATCGACCTCCACCGGGACTTGATGCATCTATTATCAAAAATGCTACAAGGGTAAGTTGTATCAAGCGGGTTAACttatagaattatatatatatattaaaggaatatttgatttacaggataaagaaaatcaagaagCAAGAAAAGAATATGATCCTGATGATGCACCTACTACGGTAGATAGTCAAGCTCCCGCAGCTTGTAAGTTTATATGATttgatttattacaattaattacaACCATAAGTTTTACAATGAATTTTCTTCAatgattaatttgtttatttttagctGAATCTGCTAAGCCAGCACAAATTTTTGAtccaaaagaaaataaatttattgatgcTAATTCTGCGAGCAAAGAATATCAGGGTAAACCCGATGAAAATGAATCTGATTCTGGTGGTAAAAAAATTGGTGATAAGTATGATGATGTGATTGCGGAATTGCCTAGTGAACAAGGTAGCGGATAATCATGTTTTTaagtgttaaaattttaattcgagttcttatagtaaaattgaatgaaccatttaatacttaaaataGTATACCAATTAACTTAAATTCATATCTTTTATACcatttgatgataaaaataattctttaataaaaaaaaaaaaaagtttgaaaccCTTATTATgaagaattgaataaaaaaagaaaattatttttttttaaaaaaaatcttttcaatttaatagcaataattaataaaactaataaatccttaccaaaaataaataatatgaacaataataataatatatcacaaatataacaacaacaacaataataaattctatctATCATacaactaaataattttttaatgataataataagaaaaacaatacaattaatatttatatatatatataataaggaAAGAGAAAAGATACTAgtaaagcttttttttttttggttttttgaGTATGAATGTATTTATGAAAGTGATTAATGAAAGTTGTAAATGTGTAtgaaaaatacataattacatgtaacaaaataataaatatctacATGTTCTGAATGAATGAAAAGAAATatcgaacaaaaaaaaaaatcgtacaTATAATCATCACCAACCATCAAGCATTCTATTTATAATTCCCATTACCTATTATCTTAATGTCTTATTttagtgtattttttttttcatttcttaataaattttccttCATTGATCCAAAGAAAGTAATAACTTGTTGCCAATTTTTAAAGCTTTATTCAGAGCAGCTTCATCTTGTAATCTTACAAATTCGCCATTGCTATctctatattttaaatcgtCGAGATTACCAAACCGATCAAACAATTTCTTTTGGAATCTCGAAAAATTCATATCATCTTTGCTCAGAAGAATAGCGTATAAATCCCCACGATATTCTATTTTAATTCTTAAACCTTCCATTTTATGGGAGGATGTATATGTCGGTGAAGGTGTTGAAGTTGGATCATTCGAACTTTCATCATGAACACGCGATGATCTCATAAACGGAGGCTGTCCTCCAGAAGTGAACGATGAGCCACCTGTATTATGTTTAAAACCTCCATTAAGAGAAGGTTGTTTTTTAGGTTGTTGAAAAACGTTATAAGATGAGGGTTGATATTGCGTAGATGACATTGGAGGGGTAGGATCAATTGGGGAGGAGTCTAAACCTAACAAAGAAGCTCTTCCATTTTCACCAGCTACTTCACCCGGTTGTCTTGGATTATCAGTTTCCACATCATCACTTTTTAATCCGAATAAATCATTCATTAAAGGATCTGACAATATATATCCTGGTAAAGTTAACAACTCTTTAACATAAACATCTAAATCTGTTCTTC of Rhizophagus irregularis chromosome 32, complete sequence contains these proteins:
- a CDS encoding Cytochrome c oxidase subunit 6A mitochondrial; this translates as MSDNETETKAINIRTAGFDARFPNTNQTKHCWQNYVDYFKCIKARGEDFAPCQQFFRAYHSLCPNDFISKWDTQREEGNFPVKLDP
- a CDS encoding ER lumen protein-retaining receptor 1; amino-acid sequence: MNIFRLVADLMHLASIFILLLKIQKTRSCAGISFKTQLLYAIVFVTRYLDLFTTWISLYNTIMKIFFIASSIYILYLMKYKFRATYDPILDTFRIEFLLGGSVILALIFNYDFIPMEILWSFSIFLESVAILPQLFMLSRTGEAETITTHYIFALGGYRALYLCNWLWRYIFDGHVEVYAWIAGVIQTALYSDFFYIYYTKVLHGKKFELPQGVV
- a CDS encoding ER lumen protein-retaining receptor 1 variant 2 — encoded protein: MNIFRLVADLMHLASIFILLLKIQKTRSCAGISFKTQLLYAIVFVTRYLDLFTTWISLYNTIMKIFFIASSIYILYLMKYKFRATYDPILDTFRIEFLLGGSVILALIFNYDFIPMEILWSFSIFLESVAILPQLFMLSRTGEAETITTHYIFALGGYRALYLCNWLWRYIFDGHVEVYAWIAGVIQTALYSDFFYIYYTKVLHGKKFELPQSV